From the genome of Bubalus bubalis isolate 160015118507 breed Murrah chromosome 2, NDDB_SH_1, whole genome shotgun sequence, one region includes:
- the LOC102403548 gene encoding intestinal-type alkaline phosphatase, with product MQGACVLLLLLGLQLQLSLSLIPVEEEDPAFWNRQAAQALDVAKKLQPTQTAAKNVILFLGDGMGVSTVTATRILKGQMAGKPGPETPLAMDQFPYVALSKTYNVDRQVPDSAGTATAYLCGVKGNYRTIGVSAAARYNQCSTTRGNEVTSVMNRAKKAGKSVGVVTTTRVQHASPAGAYAHTVNRNWYSDADLPADAQTNGCQDIAAQLVYNMDIDVILGGGRKYMFPEGTPDPEYPDDASVNGVRKDKQNLVQAWQAKHQGAQYVWNRTELLQVASDSSVTHLMGLFEPADMKYNVQQDDTKDPTLAEMTEVALQVLSRNPRGFYLFVEGGRIDHGHHDSKAYMALTEAVMFDNAIAKANELTSELDTLILVTADHSHVFSFGGYTLRGTSIFGLAPSKASDIKSYTSILYGNGPGYALGGGSRPDVNDSISEDPSYRQQAAVPLTSETHGGEDVAVFARGPQAHLVHGVQEETFVAHVMAFAGCVEPYTDCNLQAPATDTATATATDTATATGIPDAAHLATSPPPLALLAGAMLLLLAPTLY from the exons ATGCAGGGGGCctgcgtgctgctgctgctgttgggcCTGCAGCTACAGCTCTCCCTCAGCCTCATCCCAG TTGAGGAGGAAGACCCCGCCTTCTGGAACCGCCAGGCAGCCCAGGCCCTCGATGTGGCTAAGAAGCTTCAGCCCACCCAGACAGCCGCCAAGAATGTCATCCTCTTCTTGGGGGATG GGATGGGGGTTTCCACGGTGACAGCCACTCGGATCCTAAAGGGGCAGATGGCTGGCAAGCCGGGACCTGAGACACCCCTGGCCATGGACCAGTTCCCATATGTGGCTCTGTCCAAG ACATACAACGTGGACAGACAGGTGCCCGACAGCGCAGGCACGGCCACCGCCTACCTGTGCGGGGTCAAGGGCAACTACAGAACCATCGGTGTGAGTGCAGCCGCCCGCTACAACCAGTGCAGCACGACACGTGGGAACGAGGTCACGTCTGTGATGAACCGGGCCAAGAAAGCAG GGAAGTCAGTGGGAGTGGTGACCACCACCAGGGTGCAGCACGCCTCCCCAGCCGGGGCCTACGCACACACGGTGAACCGAAACTGGTACTCAGACGCCGACCTGCCTGCCGATGCCCAGACGAACGGCTGCCAGGACATCGCCGCACAGCTGGTCTACAACATGGATATTGAC GTGATCCTGGGTGGAGGCCGAAAATACATGTTTCCTGAGGGGACCCCAGACCCTGAATACCCAGATGATGCCAGTGTGAATGGAGTCCGGAAGGACAAGCAGAACCTGGTGCAGGCATGGCAGGCCAAGCACCAG GGAGCCCAGTATGTGTGGAACCGCACGGAGCTCCTTCAGGTGGCCAGTGACTCCAGTGTAACACACCTCATGG GCCTCTTTGAGCCGGCAGACATGAAGTATAATGTTCAGCAAGACGACACCAAGGACCCGACCCTGGCGGAGATGACGGAGGTGGCCCTGCAAGTGCTGAGCAGGAACCCCAGGGGCTTCTACCTCTTTGTGGAGG GAGGCCGCATTGACCACGGTCACCATGATAGCAAAGCTTATATGGCACTGACCGAGGCAGTCATGTTTGACAATGCCATCGCCAAGGCTAACGAGCTCACTAGCGAACTGGACACACTGATCCTTGTCACTGCAGACCACTCTCATGTCTTCTCTTTTGGTGGCTACACACTGCGTGGGACCTCCATTTTCG GTCTGGCCCCCAGCAAGGCCTCAGACATCAAGTCTTATACCTCCATCCTCTATGGCAATGGCCCTGGCTATGCGCTTGGCGGGGGCTCGAGGCCCGATGTTAATGACAGCATAAGCG AGGACCCCTCGTACCGGCAGCAGGCGGCCGTGCCCCTGACTAGCGAGACCCACGGGGGCGAGGACGTGGCGGTGTTCGCGCGCGGCCCGCAGGCGCACCTGGTGCACGGCGTGCAGGAGGAGACCTTCGTGGCGCACGTCATGGCCTTTGCGGGCTGCGTGGAGCCCTACACCGACTGCAATCTGCAGGCCCCCGCCACCGACACCGCCACCGCCACCGCCACCGACACCGCCACCGCCACCGGCATCCCCGACGCCGCGCACCTGGCGACCAGCCCGCCTCCACTGGCGCTGCTGGCCGGggcgatgctgctgctgctggcgccCACCTTGTACTAA